The segment GGAGGCAGCGTGGCGTGCATCAACGGCACGAGCAGCATCAAGGTGTGGGGGGCGCCGCTCATCTCAGGTCACTTTCCCGCAGTTTACCTGACGTTCCGCCAGATCCCGAGCGCCTTTCTGGATGCCCCTGTCAACCCCTTATGTAGTACGTCTGGGTTCATTCCTGATCAGAATGGAGACTACCAGGCCAGTCCGAGCCGCCAAGTCCGCGTCAACCCCAGGTCCAGCAAGACCGTCGAATAGTTCGGACCGGCTCGGGCGCTCTTCTCGAAGACTGAACGCTCTCCAAGGCCACCAAGCCTGCACCAGAAGAGCCAGTGCCGAGAGAGTTCGACCTGACCTCCCCCTTTCTCCAGGAGGTTTTCATGTTTGCCCTCGGCTTGGACATCGGAAAAGACTCTCTGTACGCACATCTACAGCTCAACGATGACCTGGAAGTGTCACTCCCTGACCTCCCGAACACGCCCACTGGATTCAAGGGCCTGCTGCACTGGGCCCAACAACACGGTGTGACGCCAACGGAGCTGCACGTGGTGATGGAGGCCACCGGCGTGTACTGGGAGCAGTGCGCGAACTTCCTGTTCAGTGCAGGCTGTACCGTCAGCGTGGTGAATCCCACCAGCATCAAATACTTCGCCCGCGCCACACTCAAACGGGGCAAGACCGACCGGATGGACGCGGTGGTGATTGCCCTGTATGGCGCCATGATGCGACCGAGCACCTTGGTCACCACCCAGTACAGCGCTGCAGGAACTCAAGCAACTCGTCCGTGAACGCACGGCGTTGTGCGAAACGCTGACACAGGATCAGAATCGACTGCACGCCTCAGAACGCCGGCAGCATGAAAGCCAGATCGTCGTGGCGTTGCTGAACACGCGCATTGCCCTGCTGAAGCAACAGATCGTGGAGCTCGAAACGGCCATCCGCAGCCTCATCCACGCGAATGACGCGTTGCGTGAGCCCTTTGAGTTGCTGACCAGCGTTCCTGGATTCGGCTTGCTCACGGCAGCATCGGTGTTGGCAGAAACGGAGGGTTTTGCGGTGTTGGAAACCGGCAAGCAAATATCAGCTCATGCTGGCATTGCTCCCTCTCCGTTTCAGTCGGGTACGAGTGTCCATGGCCGAGGGCGCATTTCAAAAACGGGCAATGCTCACCTGAGACGTTCCGCGTACCTTGCGGCCTGGAGTGTCACGCGAAACAAAGGGCATTTGGGTGACTTCTATCGTCGTTTACGAGCCCATGGAAAGCCTGCCAAGGTGGCGTTGATCGCGCTTGGTCACAAATTGTTACGGATAGGACTGGCCGTCGTGAGATCAGGGCAGCCGTTGGGCGAAACGTACGTGAAACCTGCTTAACACCACGTGTGGAGTGATTCGTTCTCTGCCTGACACCCGTGGCAGCAGGCAATCTAGGCGAACGGGCGACCACTGTAGACGCCGTCCAAAAACTA is part of the Deinococcus sp. QL22 genome and harbors:
- a CDS encoding transposase, translated to MCETLTQDQNRLHASERRQHESQIVVALLNTRIALLKQQIVELETAIRSLIHANDALREPFELLTSVPGFGLLTAASVLAETEGFAVLETGKQISAHAGIAPSPFQSGTSVHGRGRISKTGNAHLRRSAYLAAWSVTRNKGHLGDFYRRLRAHGKPAKVALIALGHKLLRIGLAVVRSGQPLGETYVKPA
- a CDS encoding transposase, yielding MFALGLDIGKDSLYAHLQLNDDLEVSLPDLPNTPTGFKGLLHWAQQHGVTPTELHVVMEATGVYWEQCANFLFSAGCTVSVVNPTSIKYFARATLKRGKTDRMDAVVIALYGAMMRPSTLVTTQYSAAGTQATRP